The DNA sequence GCTTTGTATTATAACGTAAATATACATTAATTTTTTAAAAACCCATATAATTACCAGAAAATTAATTTATTAGATATCGAAACTTTTATTTCGATTTACAAACAAACAAGAAAGATGTTAACTAAACAGGAACTAATAAATGATTATATGAATATTAAGAACAAAATACCATTTTTAAGATTGATTCCACGAATTATAACGGTTTAGTTAAATATAGTTCGCGAATTTAGAATGATCCAATTATTAATATTCAATTATAACCCGATTTATCCTGATCTTAATTAGCAATTAAAAAGAATTAATTTACCAATTAATACACCATACCATGAGAAAAAGAAAATTAAACATCCATGATTTAAGAACCTGTTTAAGCTATGATTCTGAAGTTCGAAAATTTCTTAGTTTAAAGGAAAGATGTATCATCCATCATAATCAAATTAAAATTTTAGAGTGGTCCTACCCTTTAGAAATACCCGTCGACCTCATTGATAAAATTGAAGATAAATTAGATGAAATACGTCGAAAAAGATGGAAACGACCTGAGTTTCATTTTGAAAGAGAAAGCAACCATATTACGAGAATACAAATAAAATGAAAGAAAATATTCTTTTTTTATGATTTATCTATTGATATGTTACCGATTTCATTTTGTAAGAATTTCCTTTTTTTATTCTTTTTTATTGAAAGCTTCTTTATTATTAGCTTTTCTTATCCCTTAATTTTCAAGAAGTAATAAGCTAATAATTTTTGTTATCGAAACTAGACACTTTAAAAATTAATATTTTATATGATATAATTAAAGTGTATTTCATATTAAAACCTTAAATAACAACCTTTAAAAAGCCCATATGATATCTTATTGTAAAGAAATTAACGAAACACTATTTGATTTTTTTATCCAAAACAAAGGTTTGATCTTTGTTACTGTGATTAGTATGATCGCTCGTTCCTTATATAAAGGAACTTCTGTATGCAGACTTCTTATTAAAACACCCATTTCCATAATAATAGGAATTTCCATGGGGATACTGATGCAAGAATTTACCGATGTATCCCACAATACTATATACGTATTATGTATGCTTACCGGTGCATATACGGGAGAAATTTTAGATGGCATTGAACAACTTTTAAAGTGGATTCCATCGGCTTTAAAGAAAATTATAAGTAAAAAACTGGATATTGACGATAAAGACCCTTAATTTAAAGAAAATCAACATCAATTGAATTCATTGAATTTATTAAAACATACTTTTTTAAATAAGAAGTATTTTAAAATGAGAGATTTTCTGTGAAATATTCCATTTAATAGGAAACCTTTGCATTAGTAAGTCTTTGAAAAATATTTATTTAAATAATGTTAATCAATTTTGAAATCAATAAAATTTATAACCTATTTTTTACAGCAGTTATAAAGGTAGTATATTTGTTTTTGAATAAGTTTAAGATAATATACGATAAAAATGCTTTCAATAAAAAATTTGCACGCAAGAATAGGAGAAAAAGAAATACTTAAAGGAATAAATCTTGAAATTAATAAAGGAGAAGTACATGCGATTATGGGTCCTAATGGAGGGGGAAAAAGTACGCTTTCCAATGTAATTACCGGAAGAGAAGATTATGAAGTTACCAAAGGTTCTATTCTTTTAGATGGAAAAAATTTGTTAGACCTTGCTCCTGAAGAAAGAGCCAATGCCGGTATATTTATGTCTTTTCAATATCCCGTGGAAATTCCGGGTGTTAGCGTTTCCAACTTTTTAAAGGCAGCCATAAATGCTAATCGCAAAGCTCGAGGACAGGAAGATATTTCGGCACAGGAATTTTTACAAAAAGTTAAAGAAAAATCTGAAATGCTTGAAATTAGAAAAGATTTTCTTTCCCGATCTCTTAATGAAGGATTTTCAGGAGGTGAAAAGAAAAGAAATGAAATTTTCCAAATGGCTATGTTAGAACCTAAATTATCCATTTTGGATGAAACGGATTCAGGGCTTGATATTGATGCATTACGTATTGTTTCTAACGGGGTTAATAAATTAAAAAATAAAGATAATGCCGTTTTAGTTATTACTCATTACCAACGCTTATTGGATTATATCGTTCCTGACTTCGTACATGTTTTAATGAACGGAAAAATTATAAAATCGGGAACTAAAGAATTAGCATTGGAATTAGAAGAAAAAGGTTACGATTGGTTATAATTTTCAAATACGCCAATCAGTCATCCTCTTAACTAAAATTAGTAAAATGAATATTCCACAACATACAGAATTAGTAAAAATTATAAAACAAGCTCAACAAACATTAGAAAATAGCAGTCTTCCAACCTCAAAAAATGAAGATTGGAAATTTTCAAAAATAGCAGATTTTAATCCGGAAACCTATGAAGCTGCAAAAAATAATCCTGTTTCTAAAGAGATTATAGAGAGTATTTTAGGTAATGAATCGAATTCTTTTAAAATAGTTTTGATTGATGGAATCATTTCACCAATGTATTCCAATTACCCACAGGATTCATGGAAAGTGCTTCCTTTTTCTGAAGCTTTAAAAAATGAAACATATCAAACAATTATTCTCTCTAAGCTAAATTCCATTTCTAATAATGAGAATTATTTTAACGTATTAAATACGGCATCATATCAAGAAGGAACTTTTATTTATGTACCTAAACAAACAATAGAGAATCAGTTAATTGAATTAATCTATATAAGCTCAAAACAAGAATATAAGGCCATTAGCAACCTTCGTAATTTATTTGTCATTGAAGATCAGTCTCAAATTCAAATTTCTGAAAGAATTCATACGCTTTCTGAATTGGACATCTTTCATAATATAGTTACAGAAATTTTTGTTGGAAAAAATACGAATTTCAGCCTTTATAAAATTCAGGATGATAAACATTCCTCTTGTTTAATAGACTCTACCTATATTGAACAAGAAAAAGACAGCAACGCTTTTGTGCATACTTTTTCTTTTGGCGGCAAAACGGTTCGTAATGAATTATCTTTT is a window from the Apibacter sp. B3706 genome containing:
- the sufC gene encoding Fe-S cluster assembly ATPase SufC; the encoded protein is MLSIKNLHARIGEKEILKGINLEINKGEVHAIMGPNGGGKSTLSNVITGREDYEVTKGSILLDGKNLLDLAPEERANAGIFMSFQYPVEIPGVSVSNFLKAAINANRKARGQEDISAQEFLQKVKEKSEMLEIRKDFLSRSLNEGFSGGEKKRNEIFQMAMLEPKLSILDETDSGLDIDALRIVSNGVNKLKNKDNAVLVITHYQRLLDYIVPDFVHVLMNGKIIKSGTKELALELEEKGYDWL
- the sufD gene encoding Fe-S cluster assembly protein SufD, which gives rise to MNIPQHTELVKIIKQAQQTLENSSLPTSKNEDWKFSKIADFNPETYEAAKNNPVSKEIIESILGNESNSFKIVLIDGIISPMYSNYPQDSWKVLPFSEALKNETYQTIILSKLNSISNNENYFNVLNTASYQEGTFIYVPKQTIENQLIELIYISSKQEYKAISNLRNLFVIEDQSQIQISERIHTLSELDIFHNIVTEIFVGKNTNFSLYKIQDDKHSSCLIDSTYIEQEKDSNAFVHTFSFGGKTVRNELSFDHKGENINSTLKGVTLIGEGQEVGNHTLVKHNQPNCESHELYRGIYQDSAHGVFNGKIKVNKIAQKTNAFQQNNNILLSENSSIDTKPQLEIFADDVKCSHGCTVGQLDDDALFYMKQRGIHEKEAKALLMFAFCADVMESVSIPYLKNKINKIIAQKLDVNSDFEI